One genomic region from Reichenbachiella ulvae encodes:
- a CDS encoding gamma carbonic anhydrase family protein, which translates to MALIRELLGKTPAYGKDCWFAETAVVIGDVTMGDNCSIWYNAVLRGDVHSITIGHNSNVQDNAMIHCTYQKAPTVIGNHVSIGHNAIVHGCTLEDNVLIGMGAIVMDHAVIGSGSIIGAGAVVLENTIVEPGSVYVGNPARKVKDIGDKGTAEIQRIAGNYLKYSSWYKES; encoded by the coding sequence ATGGCATTGATTAGAGAATTGTTGGGGAAAACGCCGGCATATGGTAAGGATTGTTGGTTTGCAGAAACTGCAGTGGTCATCGGCGATGTGACCATGGGGGACAACTGTAGCATATGGTACAATGCTGTGCTGCGTGGAGACGTACATTCTATCACCATTGGCCACAACTCCAATGTTCAGGACAATGCCATGATCCATTGTACTTACCAGAAAGCACCCACCGTGATAGGCAATCATGTATCTATTGGTCACAATGCCATTGTACATGGTTGTACCCTGGAGGATAATGTGCTCATCGGAATGGGGGCCATTGTGATGGATCATGCGGTAATTGGCAGTGGGTCGATCATAGGCGCTGGGGCTGTGGTCCTGGAAAATACTATCGTAGAACCCGGCTCGGTCTATGTGGGTAATCCGGCTCGAAAAGTCAAAGATATCGGAGACAAAGGAACCGCTGAGATTCAACGCATAGCGGGAAATTACCTCAAGTATTCGAGTTGGTATAAAGAATCGTGA